In Nymphalis io chromosome 13, ilAglIoxx1.1, whole genome shotgun sequence, one genomic interval encodes:
- the LOC126772943 gene encoding uncharacterized protein LOC126772943 — MVLSQISIILSLLPFFVHLSFINEETDLIKKQKIHNITDKIDKIARDIQTHSSINDKYQLLSNIEKKLQKAAQHLGRKGKNHVELIMQGIKLKAFNNSRETTKISYGEKLEDEKIPSLDKNQLVNTNNMDILATKINLLIENELEGLQTAHNKHTLLENIKERVLESVNEKQREIYKSDNEYRIDSNNTRRVVLIGSNHDDVQSYSDDNREGIVHGIHEDLRIFSNKTFKDMTTSPMCQEISDRICSQIKSMNSLKCLYDDIIVPLDKLCNGIIDCPDKSDEKYCGSQAMERMQYSNWVITNIKSELESNNCFNLNNSKTITSKRNQIMQNVLQMQEDFKEKYQNSFHSNNLILKKDPNEENVKVKSNEIAATIRSFARALESVLCSYISNEFQTRRRADILDIDRNMLKGTSWLPEKCKCDTEKCTNCTNVCKRICSQQNSLTLWNCESIHGTDTVSLNSLCDGKLDCLDESDENDCLKGNGYEKFEAHDIYSNILKMIKLKASKEKFPTQTKLLNLWNLISKLQQLTTKYIPDTMAIKQLRNKCYSLLKTIYSDKLLESYAANESEETYLFLMSVNEKLGAALKHSHTGNSKIIADGCYCRNGLCATKICSKICLKACAVEPKLTRYHCDEGSTATTSIDEICNNKTDCPNGFDEFNCRKDEICRRHHLILLRHNLQDIGENLKGTSLGELLISWKTKVISTLKIAEKNRRPRPRVLKKIVKDILRDLLVTYGTVEDYRRSNIEYALPEFLLIAQIIMETLKFCDKYYGFGGRPPHGYPHGPPGSGDHPHPYPYGPGVVFYPVHPAYFYPPHHHFPPPVPPPEAVQVVDSNPEDDVPQLPGETVELPWSTYRWVPACLSQRSIPMGALRVGTDVDGDEIYAGRAHHEGDILPAKVIPSKNACYIAYNGEELPKDQFEVLVPAMFSWQFSTDGNVPPGAVEAGVTADGEKLFFGRVTHDGCTTPGKIHPSHATCYYPFDGEERSSSEYECLVLM, encoded by the exons ATGGTTTTGTCAcaaatttctattattttgtcGTTGTTACCGTTTTTTG TACATCTCAGTTTTATAAATGAAGAAACTGATTtgataaagaaacaaaaaattcataatataactgataaaattgataaaatagcCCGTGACATACAAACTCATTCGtctataaatgataaatatcaaCTTCTGAgcaatattgaaaaaaagttacaaaaagcTGCACAACATTTAGGTCGCAAAGGTAAGAATCATGTCGAGTTAATTATGcaaggaattaaattaaaagcctTTAACAATTCAAGAGAAACTACAAAGATTAGTTATGGAGAGAAATTAGAAGACGAAAAAATCCCAAGCTTAGATAAAAATCAgcttgtaaacacaaataatatggatattttagcgacaaaaattaatttacttattgagAATGAGTTAGAAGGGCTACAAACGGCACATAATAAACATACGCTTTTGGAGAACATCAAAGAAAGAGTGCTTGAATCTGTTAATGAAAAACAGAGAGAAATTTATAAAAGTGATAACGAATATAGAATTGATTCAAATAATACAAGGCGCGTCGTTCTAATAGGTAGCAATCATGATGATGTTCAAAGTTATTCCGATGACAACCGAGAAGGAATTGTTCATGGGATTCATGAAGATTTACGAATATTCAGTAATAAGACTTTCAAAGATATGACAACTTCACCCATGTGTCAGGAAATATCTGACCGTATTTGCTCACAAATAAAAAGTATGAATTCCTTGAAATGTCTTTACGATGATATTATAGTGCCACTTGATAAGTTATGCAATGGTATCATTGACTGCCCAGATAAATCTGATGAAAAATATTGTGGCTCACAAG CTATGGAAAGAATGCAATACTCTAATTGGGTAATAACGAATATCAAGTCCGAACTCGAAagcaataattgttttaatctgAACAATAGTAAAACAATTACGTCAAAAAGAAATCAAATAATGCAAAATGTGCTGCAAATGCAAGAAGATTTTAAAGAAAAGTATCAAAATTCCTTTCATAGTAACAATTTGATCCTGAAAAAGGATCCTAATGAAGAAAACGTGAAAGTTAAATCGAATGAAATTGCTGCAACTATAAGATCTTTTGCACGAGCATTGGAAAGTGTATTGTGTTCGTACATATCTAATGAATTTCAAACACGGAGGAGAGCTGATATCTTGGATATAGACCGAAATATGCTCAAAGGAACTTCTTGGCTGCCAGAGAAATGTAAATGTGACACAGAAAAGTGTACTAATTGTACAAATGTCTGCAAACGTATTTGTTCGCAGCAGAATAGTCTCACATTATGGAATTGTGAGTCAATACACGGCACTGATACAGTATCCTTAAATTCGCTATGTGACGGCAAATTAGATTGCTTGGATGAAAGCGATGAGAACGATTGCTTGAAAG gtaaCGGTTACGAGAAATTCGAGGCACACgatatatatagtaacattctcaaaatgataaaattaaaagcttCAAAAGAAAAGTTCCCAACACAAACGAAGTTATTAAATCTTTGGAATTTAATCTCCAAGTTACAGCAGCTCACTACGAAGTACATACCTGATACTATGGCGATAAAACAACTTAGAAATAAATGCTACTCCTTATTAAAGACAATATATTCGGATAAACTACTTGAATCGTACGCTGCTAATGAGTCGGAAgagacttatttatttttaatgtctgtTAACGAAAAATTAGGAGCTGCTTTAAAACACTCTCATACAggaaatagtaaaattatagcCGATGGATGCTATTGTAGAAATGGACTATGTGCCACAAAGATTTGTTCCAAAATATGTCTTAAAGCGTGCGCAGTTGAACCTAAATTAACGCGATACCATTGTGACGAAGGTTCCACTGCAACAACATCTATAGACGAGATTTGTAATAATAAGACAGATTGTCCTAATGGTTTTGATGAATTTAACTGCAGAAAag atgaGATTTGTCGTCGTCATCATCTAATACTCCTACGTCATAATTTACAAGATATTGGTGAGAACCTTAAAGGAACCTCCTTAGGAGAGCTGCTTATTTCTTGGAAAACgaag GTAATATCAACATTAAAAATTGCTGAAAAAAATAGAAGACCAAGACCAAGAGTTTTAAAGAAGATTGTGAAAGATATTCTTAGAGATTTACTCGTGACCTACGGCACTGTTGAGGATTATCGAAGAAGCAACATAGAATACGCTTTGCCGGAGTTCTTGCTAATTGCTCAAATTATAATGGAAACATTGAAATTTTGtg ATAAATATTACGGTTTTGGTGGAAGACCACCACACGGCTATCCCCATGGGCCACCGGGATCCGGTGACCATCCGCATCCATATCCCTACGGACCCGGAGTTGTTTTCTATCCAGTTCATCCCGCATATTTCTATCCCCCCCACCACCACTTTCCCCCACCGGTACCACCTCCAGAGGCAGTCCAAGTAGTCGATTCTAATCCAGAAGATGATGTACCACAATTACCCGGAGAGACAGTCGAGTTGCCATGGA gtaCATATCGTTGGGTTCCCGCATGCTTAAGCCAAAGGAGTATCCCAATGGGAGCTCTTCGTGTTGGCACGGACGTTGACGGAGATGAAATTTACGCAGGCAGAGCTCACCACGAAGGAGATATTCTCCCAGCCAAGGTCATTCCTTCCAAGAATGCCTGCTACATCGCATACAATGGTGAAGAGTTACCGAAGGATCAGTTTGAG GTGCTGGTCCCCGCCATGTTCTCGTGGCAGTTCTCCACCGACGGCAACGTCCCCCCAGGCGCAGTCGAAGCCGGCGTGACTGCTGACGGAGAGAAACTTTTCTTCGGAAGGGTCACGCACGATGGCTGCACTACTCCGGGAAAG ATCCACCCAAGTCATGCCACTTGCTACTATCCCTTCGATGGTGAAGAGAGAAGCTCATCGGAGTACGAATGCCTCGTCCTTATGTAA
- the LOC126772873 gene encoding 28S ribosomal protein S24, mitochondrial, whose protein sequence is MNTSIIKIAQASNIISQFSPVFASQFHTSSVLSRVVSGKYRITKKRDRPLTYEMANAPHYIAHRKSWNSWNTSSLKDGLRKSETAVEDEFIRRFINGTWHGLVCSEVIIKRQFNHIRIAAIMRRAVSPTKMYFLIGYTEELLSTWIQCPVTLELQTVDSYQDVVFKYI, encoded by the exons ATGAATACATCTATCATAAAAATTGCCCAG GCTTCAAATATAATATCGCAATTTTCTCCGGTATTTGCGTCCCAGTTTCACACATCATCTGTGCTTAGCAGAGTTGTTTCAGGAAAATATAGAATAACGAAAAAAAGAGACAGACCACTTACTTATGAAATGGCCAACGCACCTCACTATATTGCTCACCGAAAGTCTTGGAACTCGTGGAATacgt CAAGTTTAAAAGATGGTCTGCGGAAATCAGAAACAGCTGTTGAGGATGAATTTATTAGGAGATTTATAAATGGAACTTGGCATGGCCTTGTTTGTAGCGAG gtTATAATAAAACGTCAGTTCAATCACATTAGAATAGCAGCAATCATGAGACGAGCTGTGTCTCCAACTAAGATGTACTTCCTTATTGGATATACCGAGGAACTTTTATCTACATGGATACAATGTCCGGTGACATTGGAACTGCAAACAGTTGACAGCTACCAAGATgttgtctttaaatatatttaa